The Sandaracinaceae bacterium genome contains a region encoding:
- a CDS encoding insulinase family protein, with protein sequence MTPQTQRTQLGTELGTQPGTHSRAERETQPTTKPKTQRTSRVRLALGALLVLTLASLGSYDALAQRARRPSGGSSSLSQLPVVRERLDNGLRVVMSPDRSIPTVAVAIYYDVGSRNEVRGRSGFAHLFEHMMFQGSANVRKGEHFTFIDSRGGDMNGTTSSDRTNYYETLPSNDLALGLWLEADRMRSLAITEENFENQRQTVKEERRQSYDNRPYMNSILRINELAYGSYWPYAHSTIGDMADLDAATLPDVQAFFDAYYPPNNAVLSISGDFDPAEAMVLVRQYFGDIPSRPVPAYEPGPIAPQTGEIVESMTDPLAPFPAFHVDYRIPPSREADHYALEMLGLILGDGESSRLYRILVKEREICQQLHVGTDDQRGPDLFSVFGIMAGTHQPAEARQVVYEQLESIAQTGVTNRELQKARNRVASYFVFGIQSSLDRAQRLAEFEMYYGNAELLRTEIDHYNAVTLADIQRVAQQYFGPTQRTVLDVLPPAAAAGAAQNGANP encoded by the coding sequence ATGACGCCACAGACGCAGAGGACGCAGCTCGGGACCGAGCTCGGCACGCAGCCCGGCACGCACTCCAGAGCGGAGCGCGAAACACAGCCCACGACGAAGCCGAAGACACAGCGCACCAGCCGCGTGCGGCTGGCCCTCGGCGCCCTGCTCGTGCTCACGCTCGCGAGCCTCGGCAGCTACGACGCCCTCGCGCAGCGTGCGCGCCGGCCGAGCGGCGGAAGCAGCTCCCTGTCGCAGCTGCCCGTGGTGCGCGAGCGCCTGGACAACGGCCTGCGCGTGGTGATGAGCCCCGACCGCAGCATCCCCACCGTGGCCGTCGCCATCTACTACGACGTCGGGTCGCGCAACGAGGTGCGCGGGCGCTCGGGCTTCGCCCACCTGTTCGAGCACATGATGTTCCAGGGCTCGGCCAACGTGCGCAAGGGCGAGCACTTCACGTTCATCGACAGCCGCGGCGGCGACATGAACGGCACCACCAGCTCGGACCGCACGAACTACTACGAGACCCTGCCCAGCAACGACCTGGCGCTCGGCCTGTGGCTCGAGGCGGACCGCATGCGCTCGCTGGCCATCACGGAGGAGAACTTCGAGAACCAGCGCCAGACGGTCAAGGAGGAGCGCCGCCAGAGCTACGACAACCGGCCGTACATGAACAGCATCCTGCGCATCAACGAGCTGGCCTACGGCAGCTACTGGCCGTACGCGCACTCCACCATCGGCGACATGGCGGACCTGGACGCGGCCACCCTGCCGGATGTGCAGGCCTTCTTCGACGCCTACTACCCGCCCAACAACGCGGTGCTCAGCATCTCGGGGGACTTCGACCCGGCCGAGGCCATGGTGCTGGTGCGCCAGTACTTCGGGGACATCCCGTCGCGCCCCGTGCCCGCCTACGAGCCCGGGCCCATCGCGCCGCAGACGGGCGAGATCGTCGAGAGCATGACGGACCCGCTGGCCCCGTTCCCCGCGTTCCACGTGGACTACCGCATCCCCCCCAGCCGCGAGGCAGACCACTACGCGCTCGAGATGCTGGGTCTCATCCTGGGCGATGGCGAGTCCTCGCGCCTGTACCGCATCCTCGTGAAGGAGCGCGAGATCTGCCAGCAGCTGCACGTCGGCACGGACGACCAGCGGGGCCCGGACCTGTTCTCGGTGTTCGGCATCATGGCCGGCACGCACCAGCCGGCCGAAGCGCGCCAGGTGGTGTACGAGCAGCTCGAGAGCATCGCGCAGACCGGCGTCACCAACCGTGAGCTGCAGAAGGCGCGCAACCGCGTGGCCTCGTACTTCGTGTTCGGGATCCAGTCCAGCCTGGACCGCGCCCAGCGCCTGGCGGAGTTCGAGATGTACTACGGCAACGCCGAGCTGCTGCGCACCGAGATCGACCACTACAACGCCGTGACGCTGGCCGACATCCAGCGCGTGGCCCAGCAGTACTTCGGCCCCACCCAGCGCACCGTGCTGGACGTGCTGCCGCCCGCCGCAGCCGCCGGCGCCGCCCAGAACGGAGCGAACCCGTGA
- a CDS encoding insulinase family protein — MSLMTCTPTARGRSLRVLLCLTVLLSLAFGACSREQAPPPEYPPLDSVEGEETPLAETEPEPEPEPETPREPPPESGTPRDIAFPAITRSTLTNGLELNTVTNTQLPVVYLQLVVRSGRETDPASLPGLSSIVADMLKEGTTRHTSAELAEEIEFLGADMEVAATSENLVLTFRALKEQLPQVLALMAEMTLSPAFDAEELEKLRRRELDRLELSEQDPRYLGRRAYYQALYGAHPYARVDTTADAVRAITQENLIAWHRTHVVPNNAYLVVVGDVTASDVRRRATTAFRTWRRGTVPEVSYPEAPTRTAREVIIVDRPGSPQTQIRVGNLAITRADEDWIPLQVANQVLGGGASSRLFMDLRERRSLTYGAYSSVEEREQVGPFTAVAAVRTEVTAEAMAAFFEHLVAISSVAADADETQLARQFLSNSFPLTIDTSGKIASMVASLRSFGLPDDYWESFRTRIGTVTPEQALEAAREHVRPEQMVVVLVGEAAQIAEPMRAYGPVTVTNTRGEVLRRLPARARR; from the coding sequence GTGAGCCTCATGACCTGCACCCCCACCGCGCGCGGCCGTTCGCTCCGCGTGCTGCTCTGCCTCACCGTGCTCCTGTCGCTCGCCTTCGGCGCGTGCAGCCGCGAGCAGGCGCCCCCGCCCGAGTACCCGCCGCTCGACAGCGTCGAGGGCGAGGAGACCCCGCTGGCCGAGACCGAGCCGGAACCCGAGCCGGAGCCCGAGACCCCACGCGAGCCGCCGCCCGAGAGCGGCACACCGCGTGACATCGCGTTCCCCGCCATCACGCGCTCGACGCTCACCAACGGCCTCGAGCTCAACACCGTCACCAACACGCAGCTGCCGGTGGTGTACCTGCAGCTCGTGGTGCGCAGCGGTCGCGAGACCGACCCGGCCAGCCTCCCGGGGCTGTCGTCCATCGTGGCCGACATGCTCAAGGAGGGCACCACGCGCCACACCAGCGCCGAGCTGGCCGAGGAGATCGAGTTCCTCGGCGCGGACATGGAGGTGGCCGCCACGTCCGAGAACCTGGTGCTGACCTTCCGCGCGCTGAAAGAGCAGCTGCCGCAGGTGCTCGCGCTGATGGCGGAGATGACGCTGTCACCCGCGTTCGACGCGGAGGAGCTGGAGAAGCTGCGTCGGCGTGAGCTGGACCGCCTCGAGCTGAGCGAGCAGGACCCGCGCTACCTGGGCCGGCGCGCGTACTACCAGGCGCTCTACGGGGCGCACCCCTACGCGCGCGTGGACACCACCGCCGACGCGGTGCGAGCGATCACCCAAGAGAACCTGATCGCATGGCACCGCACGCACGTCGTCCCCAACAACGCGTACCTGGTGGTGGTGGGTGACGTCACCGCCAGCGACGTGCGCCGGCGCGCCACGACCGCGTTCCGCACTTGGCGGCGCGGCACCGTGCCCGAGGTGAGCTACCCCGAGGCGCCCACGCGTACCGCGCGCGAGGTCATCATCGTCGACCGCCCGGGCTCACCGCAGACGCAGATCCGCGTCGGCAACCTGGCCATCACGCGCGCCGACGAGGACTGGATCCCTCTCCAGGTCGCGAACCAAGTGTTGGGCGGCGGCGCATCGTCGCGCCTGTTCATGGACCTGCGTGAGCGCCGCAGCCTGACCTACGGCGCGTACTCCTCAGTCGAGGAGCGCGAGCAGGTGGGACCGTTCACGGCGGTGGCCGCCGTGCGCACCGAGGTCACGGCCGAGGCCATGGCGGCGTTCTTCGAGCACCTGGTGGCCATCTCGAGCGTGGCCGCCGACGCCGACGAGACGCAGCTGGCGCGGCAGTTCCTCAGCAACTCCTTCCCGCTGACGATCGACACGTCGGGCAAGATCGCGAGCATGGTCGCGAGCCTGCGGAGCTTCGGGTTGCCCGACGACTACTGGGAGAGCTTCCGTACGCGCATCGGCACGGTCACCCCGGAGCAGGCCCTCGAGGCCGCGCGCGAGCATGTGCGCCCGGAGCAGATGGTGGTGGTGCTGGTCGGCGAAGCGGCGCAGATCGCCGAGCCCATGCGCGCCTACGGCCCGGTCACCGTCACCAACACGCGCGGCGAGGTGCTGCGCCGCTTGCCCGCCCGCGCACGGCGGTGA
- a CDS encoding LysR family transcriptional regulator: MDLDETRTLLALAEEGSVSRAAERMGVSRATVRRRLAALEERVGVSLARSTDAGVELTAAGALYVRHAAGPVRELDAIQRLAEGAGQEPTGCLDVAMPVGASRRLGSMFVRRLLDVWPELRVRLRATTDPVSHLHHGADAALTLTLPAAGELVVQSIGRSATQLYASADYVARAGKPRSLAELAQHTLLHTILDGHDPRAVGEHDEVSWPLREGGDVRVTPRVLSTDNEFIHSCVADGMGIAILPTFASEGLVPVLPRLVGSSSTVWAVTTRAGTHLPRVRAGLEVAAQLFSDEMR, from the coding sequence ATGGACCTGGACGAGACACGCACCCTGCTGGCGCTCGCGGAGGAGGGTAGTGTCTCACGCGCCGCGGAGCGCATGGGTGTGTCGCGCGCCACGGTGCGGCGTCGCCTCGCCGCGCTCGAGGAGCGGGTGGGTGTGTCCCTCGCGCGCAGTACCGACGCGGGCGTCGAGCTGACGGCGGCGGGTGCGCTGTACGTGCGCCACGCCGCGGGGCCCGTGCGCGAGCTGGACGCCATCCAGCGCTTGGCCGAGGGCGCGGGGCAGGAGCCCACGGGGTGCCTCGACGTCGCCATGCCCGTGGGGGCGTCGCGGCGGCTCGGGTCCATGTTCGTGCGCCGCCTGCTGGACGTGTGGCCCGAGCTACGCGTGCGCCTGCGCGCCACCACGGACCCCGTGAGCCATCTGCATCATGGGGCGGACGCGGCGCTGACGCTGACGCTCCCCGCGGCGGGCGAGCTGGTGGTGCAGAGCATCGGCCGCAGCGCCACCCAGCTGTACGCCAGCGCGGACTACGTGGCGCGCGCGGGGAAGCCGCGCAGCCTGGCCGAGCTCGCGCAGCACACGCTGCTGCACACCATCCTCGACGGACACGACCCGCGGGCGGTGGGTGAGCACGACGAGGTGTCGTGGCCGCTGCGCGAAGGGGGCGACGTGCGCGTGACCCCACGCGTCCTGTCGACCGACAACGAGTTCATCCACAGCTGCGTCGCGGACGGCATGGGCATCGCCATCTTGCCCACGTTCGCCTCCGAGGGCCTGGTCCCGGTGCTGCCTCGCCTCGTGGGCAGCTCCTCCACGGTGTGGGCGGTGACCACCCGCGCAGGGACGCACCTGCCCCGCGTGCGCGCCGGGCTCGAGGTGGCGGCGCAGCTCTTCAGCGACGAGATGCGCTGA
- a CDS encoding amidohydrolase, producing the protein MTTPFDYGFFSADSHVTEPPDCYARYIEPAYRERAPHIVRDAKRGDLYVIPGLDKMSVPMGLVAAAGEESGKMSFSGRNFEDWHRSGWDPAHRQKDQARDGIAGELLFASVGMPLAGHPDLDYRRACMTAYNRWLQEYCAHDPARLFGAAQAAIKNACEGVAELELIKEQGFPAVMMSGMPGEADYDDPQYDRLWAAAVELGLPLCFHILTNQSYGGHRGPKINALLNVIRSVQDIVGMLIYSGVFDRFPGLRVVCVEADAGWVPHYTYRMDHIYNRHRFWNKAPALERLPSEYFFENVFLTFQDDWTALKMLDQLNPQRLLWANDFPHSDSTWPLSEALVAEHFAAVDPALARRILRDNATELFGITAPEQAPTVN; encoded by the coding sequence ATGACGACCCCTTTCGACTACGGCTTCTTCTCGGCCGACTCCCACGTGACCGAGCCCCCCGACTGCTACGCGCGCTACATCGAGCCGGCCTACCGGGAACGCGCGCCGCACATCGTGCGGGACGCCAAGCGCGGCGACCTGTACGTGATCCCGGGGCTGGACAAGATGTCGGTCCCGATGGGCCTCGTGGCCGCCGCCGGCGAGGAGTCCGGCAAGATGAGCTTCAGCGGGCGCAACTTCGAAGACTGGCACCGCTCTGGCTGGGACCCAGCGCACCGACAGAAGGATCAGGCGCGCGATGGGATCGCGGGAGAGCTGCTGTTCGCCTCGGTGGGCATGCCCCTCGCCGGGCACCCCGACCTCGACTACCGGCGCGCGTGCATGACGGCCTACAACCGCTGGCTGCAGGAGTACTGCGCCCATGACCCGGCCCGGCTGTTCGGCGCGGCGCAGGCCGCCATCAAGAACGCGTGCGAAGGGGTCGCCGAGCTCGAGCTCATCAAGGAGCAGGGCTTCCCTGCGGTGATGATGTCGGGCATGCCCGGCGAGGCGGACTACGACGACCCGCAGTACGACCGCCTGTGGGCCGCGGCCGTGGAGCTGGGCTTGCCGCTGTGCTTCCACATCCTCACCAACCAGAGCTACGGCGGGCACCGTGGGCCCAAGATCAACGCGCTGCTGAACGTCATCCGCAGCGTGCAAGACATCGTGGGGATGCTGATCTACTCGGGGGTGTTCGACCGCTTCCCCGGGCTCCGGGTCGTGTGCGTGGAGGCCGACGCGGGCTGGGTGCCGCACTACACGTACCGCATGGACCACATCTACAACCGGCACCGCTTCTGGAACAAGGCGCCCGCGCTCGAGCGCCTGCCGTCCGAGTACTTCTTCGAGAACGTCTTCCTCACGTTCCAAGACGACTGGACCGCGCTCAAGATGCTGGACCAGCTGAACCCGCAGCGGCTCCTGTGGGCCAACGACTTCCCGCACTCGGACTCCACCTGGCCTCTCTCGGAGGCGCTGGTGGCCGAGCACTTCGCCGCCGTGGACCCCGCGCTGGCCCGCCGCATCCTGCGCGACAACGCGACCGAGCTGTTCGGCATCACCGCACCCGAGCAAGCGCCCACGGTGAACTGA
- a CDS encoding amidohydrolase family protein yields the protein MDYDLKLVGGTIIDGSGAPGRRGDVGIKDGVVVALGSAPGKATETLHVTGRVVCPGFVDIHTHYDAQVLWDNRLTCSPWHGVTTAVVGNCGFGVAPMRPEHRDTIMRTLEKVEGMSYDALSAGLGEDWPFITYPEYLDALEARGCAINLASVIGHSPLRLYVMGADATEREATEAELAEMQALVREAMDAGAIGFSTSMAPTHHGAGGKPVPSRLAAFDEVDGLVAAMRESGRGVLQAAQGKQLFNREFVDLAERHGVPITWTALLAGMAGPGSHRRFLDAAAQQAEAGLTIVPQVACRPIMFDFHLAEPYPFEILPSFHDAMRADREGKLAIYADAAFRAQFKRESAPDAKNVDAGWPARAVIARYDADPSLEERPVLEVARERGVDPVDLVLDLSIASGLTARFRFAFLNHDQHEVRELITDPHTVITLSDAGAHADQLCDACYATHLLGHWVREQGALTLEQAVHALTARPAQLMGLRDRGLLAIGRPADVVVFDPVSVAPAPLRRVRDLPGGAERLVADAIGVDAVIVNGRVLRRHNIDQVGAAEALPGVLLRGGCGPVRAQEPVSSRGRRPDDSPRPELPPR from the coding sequence ATGGACTACGACCTGAAGCTCGTGGGCGGGACGATCATCGACGGGAGCGGCGCGCCGGGCCGGCGCGGCGACGTCGGCATCAAGGACGGCGTCGTGGTGGCGCTGGGGAGCGCGCCGGGGAAGGCCACCGAGACGCTCCACGTCACCGGTCGCGTGGTGTGCCCGGGCTTCGTGGACATCCACACGCACTACGACGCGCAGGTGCTGTGGGACAACCGCCTGACCTGCTCTCCGTGGCACGGCGTCACCACCGCCGTGGTGGGCAACTGCGGGTTCGGCGTGGCGCCCATGCGGCCCGAGCACCGCGACACCATCATGCGCACGCTCGAGAAGGTCGAGGGCATGTCGTACGACGCGCTCTCGGCGGGGCTCGGCGAGGACTGGCCGTTCATCACGTATCCCGAGTACCTCGACGCTCTCGAGGCGCGTGGCTGCGCGATCAACCTCGCCTCGGTCATCGGGCACTCGCCGTTGCGCCTCTACGTCATGGGCGCGGACGCGACCGAGCGCGAAGCGACGGAGGCCGAGCTGGCGGAGATGCAAGCGCTGGTGCGCGAGGCCATGGACGCCGGGGCTATCGGCTTCTCCACCTCGATGGCGCCGACGCACCACGGCGCGGGGGGCAAGCCCGTGCCGAGCCGCCTCGCCGCGTTCGACGAGGTGGACGGGCTGGTGGCGGCCATGCGCGAGAGCGGGCGCGGCGTGCTGCAGGCGGCGCAGGGCAAGCAGCTCTTCAACCGCGAGTTCGTGGACCTGGCGGAGCGCCACGGTGTGCCCATCACCTGGACGGCGCTGCTGGCGGGCATGGCGGGCCCGGGCTCGCACCGGCGCTTCCTCGACGCGGCAGCCCAGCAGGCCGAGGCGGGGCTCACCATCGTGCCGCAGGTGGCGTGCCGCCCGATCATGTTCGACTTCCATCTGGCCGAGCCCTACCCCTTCGAGATCCTGCCGTCGTTCCACGACGCCATGCGCGCAGACCGTGAAGGCAAGCTCGCCATCTACGCGGACGCCGCGTTCCGCGCGCAGTTCAAGCGCGAGTCGGCGCCCGACGCGAAGAACGTGGACGCGGGCTGGCCTGCGCGGGCGGTCATCGCGCGCTACGACGCGGACCCCTCGCTGGAGGAGCGCCCCGTTCTCGAAGTCGCGCGTGAGCGGGGCGTGGACCCGGTGGACCTGGTGCTGGACCTGTCCATCGCGAGCGGGCTCACGGCGCGCTTCCGCTTCGCGTTCCTGAACCACGACCAGCACGAGGTGCGCGAGCTCATCACGGATCCCCACACGGTGATCACGCTGTCGGACGCGGGCGCCCACGCCGACCAGCTCTGCGACGCGTGCTACGCGACGCACCTGCTGGGGCACTGGGTGCGCGAGCAGGGGGCGCTGACGCTGGAGCAAGCCGTGCACGCGCTCACGGCGAGGCCCGCGCAGCTGATGGGTCTGCGCGACCGCGGGCTGCTGGCCATCGGCCGCCCGGCAGACGTGGTGGTGTTCGACCCGGTCTCCGTGGCACCCGCCCCGCTGCGCCGCGTGCGCGACCTGCCGGGAGGCGCCGAGCGCTTGGTGGCAGACGCCATCGGGGTGGACGCGGTGATCGTCAACGGGCGCGTGCTGCGTCGGCACAACATCGATCAGGTGGGTGCTGCCGAGGCGCTGCCTGGGGTGCTGCTGCGCGGCGGCTGCGGGCCCGTGCGCGCGCAAGAGCCCGTCTCGTCACGCGGACGACGCCCGGACGACTCGCCGCGGCCGGAGCTACCGCCCCGATGA
- a CDS encoding AMP-binding protein, giving the protein MSAPLPVETGQTAENQNTSSPPSRVAETVGTASEARGPTATERERAASTGMWLAMWAAHQGGAQAVLSPSGDRTFAELNANVNRLARALRAAGLVPGDAVALVCGNRPAFVESVHACLRAGLRYTPVNWHLTVHEIVHIVDDCEAKAVIADARHAETLGEVRGRCPGVRVWLAVGGPMEGYADYEATLAAHAPDDLADPVLGSRMLYTSGTTGHPKGVVRPPNYSTGLEAHTTAPKYRAGTGKLNLCTGPYYHGGPLSFSLLAPLAAGVGVVVMERFDAEDALRLIAEHRITHTHMVPIMFHRLLRLPAEVRARHDVSSMQYLLHGAAACPVETKRAMIDWFGPVLWEYFAATEGSGASVGSEAWLQRPGTVGLPPTPDHLRILDAAGEPCAAREPGVIHMKRSDTDFAYWKDPEKTERARRGGYFTVGDIGFLDEDGFLFVTDRDANVIVSGGVNIYPAEVEAVLLTHPRVRDVAVIGVPNVEWGEEVKAVVECAAPQPDEAALADELIAYCRARVARFKCPKTIDLVAHLPRLDNGKLYRHQLRAAYRGVAP; this is encoded by the coding sequence ATGAGCGCGCCTCTCCCGGTCGAGACGGGCCAGACGGCCGAGAACCAGAACACGTCGTCGCCCCCGTCGCGTGTGGCCGAGACGGTTGGGACGGCATCGGAGGCGCGGGGGCCGACGGCGACCGAGCGCGAGCGAGCCGCGAGCACGGGGATGTGGCTGGCCATGTGGGCCGCACACCAGGGGGGCGCGCAGGCGGTGCTCTCCCCGTCCGGAGACCGCACGTTCGCGGAGCTGAACGCCAACGTGAACCGCTTGGCGCGGGCGCTGCGCGCGGCGGGGCTCGTACCGGGTGACGCCGTGGCGCTCGTCTGCGGGAACCGACCCGCCTTCGTCGAGAGCGTGCACGCCTGCTTGCGCGCGGGGCTGCGCTACACGCCGGTCAACTGGCACCTGACGGTGCACGAGATCGTGCACATCGTGGACGACTGCGAGGCCAAGGCGGTCATCGCGGACGCGCGCCACGCGGAGACCTTGGGGGAGGTCCGCGGCCGCTGCCCAGGGGTCCGTGTGTGGTTGGCCGTCGGCGGGCCCATGGAGGGCTACGCCGACTACGAGGCCACCCTTGCGGCCCACGCGCCCGACGACCTGGCGGACCCCGTGCTGGGCTCCCGCATGCTCTACACCTCGGGCACCACGGGGCACCCCAAGGGCGTGGTGCGGCCGCCCAACTACTCCACGGGGCTCGAGGCGCACACGACCGCGCCGAAGTACCGCGCCGGGACCGGGAAGCTCAACCTGTGCACGGGCCCCTACTACCACGGCGGGCCGCTGAGCTTCTCGCTGCTGGCGCCGCTGGCGGCCGGGGTGGGCGTGGTGGTCATGGAGCGCTTCGACGCGGAGGACGCGCTCCGGCTCATCGCGGAGCACCGCATCACGCACACGCACATGGTGCCCATCATGTTCCACCGCCTGCTGCGCCTCCCAGCCGAGGTGCGCGCGCGCCACGACGTGAGCTCCATGCAGTACCTGCTGCACGGCGCCGCCGCGTGCCCCGTCGAGACCAAGCGGGCCATGATCGACTGGTTCGGGCCTGTGCTGTGGGAGTACTTCGCGGCCACCGAGGGCTCGGGCGCCTCCGTGGGGTCCGAAGCCTGGCTGCAGCGGCCGGGCACGGTCGGGCTCCCGCCCACGCCGGACCACCTCCGCATCCTGGACGCGGCTGGCGAGCCGTGCGCGGCGCGCGAGCCCGGGGTGATCCACATGAAGCGCAGCGACACGGACTTCGCCTACTGGAAGGACCCGGAGAAGACGGAGCGCGCACGTCGCGGCGGCTACTTCACGGTGGGCGACATCGGCTTCCTGGACGAAGACGGGTTCCTGTTCGTCACGGACCGCGACGCGAACGTGATCGTGAGCGGCGGCGTGAACATCTACCCGGCCGAGGTGGAGGCCGTGCTGCTCACACACCCGCGCGTGCGCGACGTGGCCGTCATCGGCGTGCCCAACGTGGAGTGGGGCGAGGAGGTCAAGGCGGTCGTGGAGTGTGCCGCGCCACAGCCGGACGAGGCCGCGCTGGCGGACGAGCTGATCGCCTACTGCCGCGCCCGCGTGGCGCGCTTCAAGTGCCCGAAGACCATCGACCTCGTGGCGCACCTCCCACGGCTGGACAACGGTAAGCTCTACCGCCACCAGCTGCGCGCAGCGTACCGAGGAGTTGCTCCATGA
- a CDS encoding aldehyde dehydrogenase family protein: MRPLDLGSFYIDGAWVPAGDVPTHAVVNPATEAVVGRVSLGTAAHVEQAVAAARRAFASYAQTSRDERLALLGRVTECYAARVADLAAAISAEMGAPMALANAAQAPSGLGHLMHAAEVLKTLPLEEVRGRNLIVREPIGVCGFITPWNWPANQIMCKVAPALAAGCTMVLKPSEMTPSNAVIIAEILHEAGVPKGVFNLVHGDGPGVGAALAAHPDVDLVSFTGSTRAGVLVAKAAADSVKRVTQELGGKSPNIVLADADLEQSVRHGVATVFRNSGQSCNAPTRMLVPRTRHAEALRIAAAAAAEVRVDDPSEGGDVMGPVANGAQFQKIQALIQRGLDEGATLVAGGVGRPAGREAGFYVRPTVFGDVRNDMTIAREEIFGPVLCILPYDDEAEAVAIANDTEYGLSAYVQGSPESAMRVARQLRAGQVHLNQAGADFSAPFGGYKKSGNGREWGAEGVLEFFETKALLQPE; the protein is encoded by the coding sequence ATGAGGCCTTTGGACTTGGGTTCGTTCTACATCGACGGGGCGTGGGTGCCGGCCGGCGACGTGCCGACGCACGCCGTGGTGAACCCGGCCACGGAGGCGGTCGTCGGCCGCGTCAGCCTGGGCACCGCCGCGCACGTGGAGCAGGCCGTGGCCGCCGCGCGCCGCGCGTTCGCGAGCTACGCGCAGACGTCGCGCGACGAGCGGCTGGCGCTGCTGGGGCGCGTCACCGAGTGCTACGCCGCGCGCGTCGCGGACCTGGCCGCCGCCATCAGCGCCGAGATGGGAGCTCCCATGGCGCTGGCGAACGCCGCGCAGGCTCCGTCCGGGCTGGGTCACCTCATGCACGCGGCCGAGGTGCTGAAGACGCTGCCGCTCGAAGAAGTGCGCGGCCGCAACCTGATCGTGCGCGAGCCCATTGGCGTGTGCGGCTTCATCACGCCCTGGAACTGGCCCGCGAACCAGATCATGTGCAAGGTCGCGCCGGCCCTCGCGGCGGGCTGCACCATGGTGCTCAAGCCGAGCGAGATGACGCCGAGCAACGCGGTCATCATCGCCGAGATCCTACACGAGGCCGGCGTGCCCAAGGGCGTGTTCAACCTGGTGCACGGCGACGGCCCGGGGGTTGGCGCCGCGCTGGCGGCGCACCCGGACGTCGACCTGGTGTCGTTCACGGGCTCGACGCGCGCGGGCGTACTGGTGGCGAAGGCCGCGGCCGACTCGGTCAAGCGGGTGACCCAGGAGCTGGGCGGCAAGTCGCCCAACATCGTGCTGGCGGACGCCGACCTGGAGCAGTCCGTGCGGCACGGCGTGGCCACGGTGTTCCGCAACAGCGGGCAGTCGTGCAACGCCCCCACGCGCATGCTGGTGCCCCGAACACGCCACGCGGAAGCGCTGCGCATCGCCGCCGCGGCGGCCGCGGAGGTGCGCGTGGACGACCCGAGCGAAGGTGGGGACGTGATGGGGCCCGTGGCCAACGGCGCCCAGTTCCAGAAGATCCAGGCGCTCATTCAGCGGGGCCTCGACGAGGGCGCCACGCTGGTGGCGGGCGGCGTGGGCCGGCCCGCGGGGCGCGAGGCGGGGTTCTACGTGCGTCCTACCGTCTTCGGCGACGTGCGCAACGACATGACCATCGCGCGCGAGGAGATCTTCGGGCCCGTGCTGTGCATCCTGCCGTACGACGACGAAGCGGAGGCCGTGGCCATCGCGAACGACACGGAGTACGGCCTGTCCGCCTACGTCCAGGGCAGCCCCGAGAGCGCCATGCGCGTGGCCCGCCAGCTGCGTGCGGGGCAGGTACACCTCAACCAGGCGGGAGCGGACTTCAGCGCACCCTTCGGTGGGTACAAGAAGTCGGGCAACGGCCGCGAGTGGGGCGCCGAAGGCGTGCTCGAGTTCTTCGAGACCAAGGCGCTGCTGCAGCCCGAGTGA
- the elyC gene encoding envelope biogenesis factor ElyC, translated as MIGFTLKKLIGALLMPIPLALLALCAALLLWRKRPRVARGLVGGATVWLALLSWQPVADTLLAPFEDDYPMFDVAQPVGAVVVLGGCHVTDPDMPPASQLCSSSLYRLTEGLRIIAANPGAQLIVSGYSGPDERSHAVVLREVALGMGVPAEHIRAFPEPRDTAEEAAAIAPVVGDRPFALVSEASHLPRAMRFFEGHGLHPIAAPAVRMSRDDSTWGVEGMAEVKSERAFYEGLGQLWQWLRG; from the coding sequence ATGATCGGGTTCACTCTGAAGAAGCTCATCGGCGCGCTCCTGATGCCGATCCCGCTCGCGCTCCTCGCGCTGTGCGCTGCGCTGCTGCTCTGGCGCAAGCGTCCGCGCGTGGCGCGTGGGCTGGTGGGGGGCGCGACCGTGTGGCTCGCCCTGCTCAGCTGGCAGCCGGTCGCCGACACCTTGCTCGCGCCCTTCGAGGACGACTACCCCATGTTCGACGTGGCGCAGCCGGTCGGCGCGGTGGTGGTGCTCGGGGGCTGCCACGTGACCGACCCGGACATGCCGCCCGCGTCGCAGCTGTGCTCGTCGTCGCTCTACCGGCTCACCGAAGGGCTGCGCATCATCGCCGCGAACCCCGGCGCACAGCTGATCGTCTCGGGCTACAGCGGGCCCGACGAGCGCTCCCACGCCGTCGTGCTGCGCGAGGTGGCGCTGGGCATGGGCGTCCCGGCCGAGCACATCCGCGCCTTCCCCGAGCCGCGCGACACCGCCGAGGAGGCCGCGGCCATCGCGCCCGTGGTGGGTGACCGCCCGTTCGCGTTGGTGAGCGAGGCCTCGCACCTGCCGCGCGCCATGCGCTTCTTCGAGGGGCACGGCCTGCACCCCATCGCAGCCCCGGCCGTGCGCATGAGCCGCGACGACTCCACTTGGGGCGTGGAGGGTATGGCCGAGGTCAAAAGTGAGCGCGCCTTCTACGAGGGACTCGGCCAGCTCTGGCAGTGGCTCCGCGGCTGA